A part of Streptomyces sp. NBC_01210 genomic DNA contains:
- a CDS encoding ATP-dependent DNA ligase translates to MDLPVMPPVKPMLAKPVKKIPPGMQYEAKWDGFRAIVHRDGDELVIGSRTGKPLTRYFPELADDLLANLPDRCVVDGEIVIAHEGRLDFDKLTERIHPAESRVRLLAEQTPASFVAFDLLAIGDEALLDAPLSVRRTTLAAALADAGPPVHLAPATTDAELAQEWFERYEGAGLDGIIAKPLDLPYRPDARLMFKIKHERTADTVVAGYRFHKSGPIVGSLLLGLYDDSGALQHVGVCAAFSMKRREELVQELEPLRMDPPDDHPWAAWTDESAHESARLPGATSRWTGKKDLSWVALRPERVIEVAYDHMEGDRFRHTAQFRRWRPDRDPYGCTYSQLEEPVRYDLSEVLSPPGE, encoded by the coding sequence ATGGATCTTCCTGTGATGCCGCCTGTCAAGCCGATGCTGGCCAAGCCAGTGAAGAAGATCCCGCCGGGTATGCAGTACGAGGCCAAATGGGACGGCTTCCGGGCGATCGTCCACCGGGACGGCGATGAGCTGGTGATCGGCTCCAGGACCGGCAAGCCGCTCACCCGTTACTTCCCCGAGCTGGCCGACGATCTGCTGGCCAATCTCCCCGACCGCTGTGTTGTCGACGGCGAGATCGTCATCGCGCACGAGGGGCGGCTGGACTTCGACAAGCTGACCGAGCGTATTCACCCGGCCGAGTCCCGGGTGAGACTGCTCGCCGAACAGACCCCGGCGAGCTTTGTCGCCTTCGATCTGCTCGCCATCGGTGACGAAGCTCTGCTGGACGCGCCGCTCTCGGTGCGGCGCACCACTCTGGCCGCCGCACTGGCCGACGCCGGGCCGCCGGTACATCTCGCGCCCGCCACCACCGATGCCGAGCTGGCGCAGGAGTGGTTCGAGCGGTACGAGGGCGCGGGACTGGACGGGATCATCGCCAAACCGCTGGACCTGCCGTACCGGCCGGACGCCCGGCTGATGTTCAAGATCAAGCACGAGCGCACGGCGGATACCGTGGTGGCCGGCTATCGCTTCCACAAGAGTGGCCCGATCGTCGGCTCACTGCTCCTGGGCCTGTACGACGACTCGGGCGCGCTGCAGCATGTCGGAGTCTGCGCCGCGTTCTCCATGAAGCGGCGCGAGGAGCTGGTCCAGGAACTCGAGCCGCTGCGGATGGATCCTCCGGACGACCATCCATGGGCGGCGTGGACGGACGAGAGCGCCCATGAGAGCGCCCGGCTGCCCGGTGCGACCAGCCGCTGGACCGGCAAGAAGGACCTCTCCTGGGTGGCGCTGCGGCCCGAGCGGGTGATCGAGGTCGCCTACGACCACATGGAGGGCGACCGCTTCCGGCACACTGCTCAGTTCCGCCGGTGGCGGCCGGACCGTGATCCCTACGGTTGCACCTATTCGCAGCTGGAGGAACCGGTGCGGTACGACCTGTCCGAAGTGCTGTCACCCCCTGGAGAGTGA
- the ligD gene encoding non-homologous end-joining DNA ligase, with amino-acid sequence MGAAVELEAGGRTVRLSNPDKIYFPERGFTKLDVAQYYLAVGEGITRALRDRPTTLERYPDGVEGESFFQKRVPKYLPDWIPTAHISFPSGRSADEMRPTEIAAVIWAANLGTLTFHPWPVRGDAVDHPDELRIDLDPQPGTDFNDAVRAAHELRVILDEHGLRGWPKTSGGRGLHVFVPIEPRWDFTHVRRSAIAVGRELERRMEGKVTTAWWKEERGERIFVDYNQTARDRTIASAYSVRPKPHAPVSAPLHWDELDDVSPYDFDLVTMPARYAELGDVHADMDDHAFSLESLLELARKDERDHGLGDLPYPPDYPKMPGEPKRVQPSRAKKEKGKEKESD; translated from the coding sequence ATGGGTGCAGCGGTGGAACTGGAGGCCGGCGGGCGCACCGTACGGCTGTCCAATCCGGACAAGATCTACTTTCCCGAGCGGGGCTTCACCAAGCTGGACGTGGCCCAGTACTACCTGGCCGTGGGGGAGGGGATCACCCGCGCCCTGCGCGACCGCCCCACCACTCTGGAGCGCTACCCCGACGGCGTCGAGGGCGAGTCCTTCTTCCAGAAACGCGTGCCCAAATACCTCCCCGACTGGATCCCGACGGCCCATATCTCCTTCCCCAGCGGACGGTCGGCCGACGAGATGCGCCCGACCGAGATCGCTGCCGTGATCTGGGCGGCCAACCTCGGCACGCTGACCTTCCACCCCTGGCCGGTACGCGGAGACGCCGTCGACCACCCGGACGAGCTGCGCATCGACCTGGACCCGCAGCCGGGCACCGACTTCAACGACGCCGTCAGGGCAGCGCACGAACTGCGCGTGATCCTCGACGAGCACGGCCTGCGCGGCTGGCCCAAGACTTCCGGCGGCCGCGGCCTCCATGTCTTCGTGCCGATCGAGCCGCGATGGGACTTCACGCATGTGCGGCGGTCGGCCATCGCCGTCGGCCGCGAGCTGGAGCGGCGGATGGAGGGCAAGGTGACCACGGCCTGGTGGAAGGAGGAACGCGGCGAGCGGATCTTCGTCGACTACAACCAGACCGCCCGCGACCGCACCATCGCCTCCGCCTATTCCGTACGTCCCAAGCCGCACGCCCCGGTCTCGGCCCCGCTGCACTGGGACGAACTCGACGATGTGTCGCCGTACGACTTCGACCTGGTGACCATGCCCGCCCGTTACGCCGAACTCGGCGATGTGCATGCCGACATGGACGACCACGCCTTCTCCCTGGAGAGCCTGCTGGAGCTCGCCCGCAAGGACGAGCGCGACCACGGCCTGGGCGATCTGCCGTATCCGCCGGACTATCCGAAGATGCCGGGCGAGCCGAAGCGGGTACAGCCGAGCCGCGCCAAGAAGGAGAAGGGGAAAGAGAAGGAGAGCGATTGA
- a CDS encoding OmpL47-type beta-barrel domain-containing protein has product MSAVAYGQSDDLAADQVLTWTAGDSIEKYASFPTTAVAGRTTIVFQNSTATGNTMGMPHTLTFDVSDPEYNSDVPLNILANPSDDQGGKHTVEVTLTPGRYHFHCTIPGHGAMQGILTVTEGGGEDATAPDTTAKVDGDKNADGAYVGQATVTVSATDAGSGVDRIEYAVGAAGAWQAYTTPVVVNEVGAHKIRYRAADKAGNIAAEKAVDFSVVAPPTDDKTPPETSATVSGEKNDQGQYLGMATVTVTASDTGSGVNTIEYAIGASGAWQPYTSPVMVHEAGTHKVRYKATDRAGNAAVEKPVDFTVVTPPAEDKTPPETSAGVTGQKNSDGAYITSAKVTLAATDAGSGVDKVEYSLDGGPYLAYTTPVIVDRVGFHTVLHRATDKAGNTSQAQKVTFTVAEGGGVPAPNCPEWDERLTVIVGTVDTGVPNRITRSRCTINELIEDEKDWSSHALFLKHVDKVLDELLADGVIDQREHKKIYKAAKQSGIGNPGRHTGYRDLFDGTQASFSKWQHVGGGSFGLGADGSMTSGTAKGGLGMLWFPQRQYGDFSLKLQWRDDAPGTGNANSGVFVRFPYVHDNPEEPRPEWVAIKYGHEVQVLDRPDGDMYKTGSIYGFDRVGLGGAGVTPKGTWNDYEIRVVGQHYSVYRNGVLINEFDNVGGQEFVPPRADDPGTDGRRYSSGYIGLQVHSTTDVISYRNIRIQEL; this is encoded by the coding sequence ATGTCGGCGGTCGCCTACGGCCAGAGCGACGATCTGGCGGCCGATCAGGTCCTCACCTGGACGGCCGGTGACTCGATCGAGAAGTACGCCTCGTTCCCGACCACCGCGGTGGCGGGGAGGACGACGATCGTGTTCCAGAACAGCACGGCGACCGGCAACACCATGGGTATGCCGCACACGCTGACCTTCGACGTGTCCGATCCCGAGTACAACAGCGACGTACCGCTGAACATTCTCGCCAACCCCAGCGACGACCAGGGCGGGAAGCACACCGTCGAGGTCACGCTCACTCCTGGCCGGTACCACTTCCACTGCACCATCCCCGGCCACGGCGCGATGCAGGGGATCCTGACCGTCACCGAGGGCGGTGGCGAGGACGCCACGGCGCCCGACACGACGGCGAAGGTCGACGGCGACAAGAACGCCGACGGCGCCTATGTCGGCCAGGCCACCGTGACCGTGTCGGCGACCGACGCCGGCTCGGGTGTGGACAGGATCGAGTACGCGGTCGGTGCGGCCGGCGCCTGGCAGGCGTACACCACGCCGGTCGTGGTGAACGAGGTCGGCGCGCACAAGATCCGCTACCGGGCCGCTGACAAGGCCGGGAACATCGCCGCGGAGAAGGCGGTCGACTTCTCCGTCGTCGCCCCGCCGACGGACGACAAGACCCCGCCGGAGACCTCGGCGACGGTGAGCGGCGAGAAGAACGACCAGGGCCAGTATCTGGGCATGGCCACGGTCACGGTGACCGCATCCGACACCGGCTCGGGCGTCAACACCATCGAGTACGCGATCGGCGCGAGCGGGGCCTGGCAGCCGTACACGTCCCCGGTGATGGTGCATGAGGCGGGCACGCACAAGGTCCGCTACAAGGCGACCGACAGGGCCGGGAACGCGGCCGTCGAGAAGCCCGTGGACTTCACGGTCGTCACGCCGCCGGCCGAGGACAAGACTCCGCCGGAGACCTCGGCCGGGGTGACCGGTCAGAAGAACTCCGACGGCGCGTACATCACCAGCGCCAAGGTGACGCTCGCCGCGACCGACGCCGGCTCCGGGGTCGACAAGGTCGAGTACTCCCTCGACGGCGGTCCCTACCTCGCCTACACCACGCCGGTCATCGTCGACCGGGTGGGCTTCCACACGGTTCTGCACCGGGCCACGGACAAGGCGGGCAACACCTCCCAGGCGCAGAAGGTGACGTTCACGGTCGCCGAGGGCGGCGGGGTCCCGGCGCCCAACTGCCCCGAGTGGGACGAGCGGTTGACGGTGATCGTCGGCACGGTCGACACGGGTGTGCCCAACCGCATCACCCGCAGCCGCTGCACCATCAACGAGCTGATCGAGGACGAGAAGGACTGGTCCTCGCACGCGCTGTTCCTCAAGCACGTGGACAAGGTCCTCGACGAGCTGCTCGCGGACGGCGTCATCGACCAGCGCGAGCACAAGAAGATCTACAAGGCGGCCAAGCAGTCCGGCATCGGCAATCCGGGCCGGCACACCGGTTACCGCGATCTGTTCGACGGCACGCAGGCGTCGTTCAGCAAGTGGCAGCATGTGGGCGGCGGTTCGTTCGGCCTGGGCGCCGACGGGTCGATGACGAGCGGCACCGCCAAGGGCGGCCTCGGCATGCTGTGGTTCCCGCAGCGGCAGTACGGGGACTTCTCGCTGAAGCTGCAGTGGCGGGACGACGCTCCCGGCACGGGCAACGCCAACAGTGGTGTCTTCGTACGCTTCCCGTACGTCCACGACAATCCGGAGGAGCCGCGCCCCGAGTGGGTCGCCATCAAGTACGGCCATGAGGTGCAGGTCCTGGACCGGCCGGACGGCGACATGTACAAGACCGGCTCGATCTACGGCTTCGACCGGGTCGGACTCGGCGGTGCGGGTGTGACGCCGAAGGGCACCTGGAACGACTACGAGATCCGGGTGGTCGGCCAGCACTACTCGGTGTACCGCAACGGCGTCCTGATCAATGAGTTCGACAATGTGGGCGGCCAGGAGTTCGTACCGCCGCGCGCCGACGACCCGGGCACGGACGGCCGGCGGTACTCCTCCGGCTATATCGGGCTCCAGGTCCACAGCACGACGGACGTGATCTCGTACCGCAATATCCGCATCCAGGAGCTGTAG
- a CDS encoding ThuA domain-containing protein, giving the protein MQRTPHHRSRSRRSGLAAALGGGALTASLLGGGTVASAKPYPEPPSTTLSLPSPPGGQNVRVLVFHASATEESPTVDAGIAAIETIGQTGPAAGRFKTEATDDASVFTNATRLGKYNAVVFLTGGGDVLDPEQEAGLESYLEAGGGFLGIHDAARTEPYSDWFTGLIGARPAGAASAVQRAVVEIGDRQHPATKSLPLQWKRPDRWFNWAVNPSGNVHTVARVKENSYTPATPGANGWDHPVSWCRDYDGGRSFYTGMGGTVDSFAETDFRDHLRGALAWTTRLSRADCKATINANYTAERVTQPNKPGQTDQIGEPHGLVTAPDGRVLYIGRGGADSSRPVVTDWNNPDVGKGQGEIHVYDPKTKKVTLAGALTVFGNKGGGDELIKVEEGLLGIELDPDFMSNGWVYLHYTPHSQINRDTQMAERRVSRFTLDLAADKLDLASEKVLLKWPVQIHSCCHAGGGMAWDSQQNLYIATGDNNSSGFSGGYSGNNPEPNFKGVSFADARRTAGNTNNLNGKILRIHPEDDGTYTLPAGNLFTGKEQDEGGGKTRGEIYVMGVRNPARIFIDKSTDILYAGWVGPDAGAPSTTWGPAKYDTFSAIIKAGNHGWPYCMGNKQPYRDRNLPDPSKPLGWYNCDAPKNESPNNNGLVNLPPVTGNTIWYSPQGGGVDYPRDAGGIPSYKVEEQKILLPWLKGGGQATMNGPVYRYDAASAGKDKWPSYWDGKWFVGDFYDGDQPRHAVLTDPKTVGKGGIPVHAESLKKIIPVGADGIRNLMDWKFAPDGSLYVLDYGRGFFTSDAKSALWHITYKGGEATPSADNLARKAAQ; this is encoded by the coding sequence ATGCAGCGCACACCACATCACCGGTCGAGATCCCGAAGAAGCGGTCTGGCGGCGGCCCTTGGGGGCGGCGCACTGACTGCGTCCCTGCTCGGCGGCGGGACCGTAGCCTCCGCCAAGCCCTATCCGGAGCCACCTTCGACAACGTTGTCCCTGCCGTCGCCGCCGGGCGGCCAGAACGTACGGGTGCTCGTCTTCCACGCCTCGGCCACCGAGGAGTCGCCGACCGTCGACGCCGGTATCGCGGCGATAGAGACCATCGGGCAGACCGGGCCCGCCGCAGGCCGTTTCAAGACCGAGGCGACCGACGACGCCTCGGTCTTCACCAATGCCACCAGGCTCGGCAAGTACAACGCGGTCGTCTTCCTCACCGGCGGCGGCGATGTGCTCGACCCGGAGCAGGAGGCCGGGCTCGAGTCGTATCTGGAGGCCGGCGGAGGCTTCCTCGGCATCCATGACGCGGCACGCACCGAGCCGTACTCCGACTGGTTCACCGGGCTGATCGGCGCCCGGCCGGCCGGTGCCGCAAGTGCGGTCCAGCGCGCGGTCGTCGAGATCGGCGACCGTCAGCATCCGGCCACCAAGTCGCTACCGCTGCAGTGGAAGCGACCCGACAGGTGGTTCAACTGGGCGGTGAACCCCTCCGGCAACGTGCACACCGTGGCCCGCGTCAAGGAGAACTCCTACACGCCGGCCACCCCCGGCGCCAACGGCTGGGACCACCCGGTCTCCTGGTGCCGTGACTACGACGGCGGCCGCTCCTTCTACACCGGCATGGGCGGTACGGTCGACAGTTTCGCCGAAACCGACTTCCGCGACCATCTGCGCGGCGCGCTCGCCTGGACGACCCGGCTCTCGCGCGCCGACTGCAAGGCGACCATCAACGCCAACTACACCGCCGAGCGCGTCACCCAGCCCAACAAGCCCGGACAGACCGACCAGATCGGCGAGCCGCACGGCCTGGTCACCGCCCCGGACGGGCGGGTCCTCTACATCGGGCGCGGCGGCGCCGACTCGAGCAGGCCCGTCGTCACCGACTGGAACAACCCCGACGTCGGCAAGGGCCAGGGCGAGATCCACGTCTACGACCCGAAGACGAAGAAGGTCACCCTCGCCGGTGCGCTGACCGTCTTCGGCAACAAGGGCGGCGGCGATGAGCTGATCAAGGTCGAGGAGGGGCTGCTCGGTATCGAGCTGGACCCGGACTTCATGTCCAACGGCTGGGTGTATCTGCACTACACACCGCACTCGCAGATCAACCGCGACACGCAGATGGCCGAGCGGCGCGTCTCGCGCTTCACGCTCGACCTGGCCGCCGACAAGCTGGATCTCGCCTCCGAGAAGGTCCTGCTCAAGTGGCCTGTACAGATTCACAGTTGCTGCCACGCGGGTGGCGGGATGGCCTGGGACTCCCAGCAGAATCTCTATATCGCCACCGGCGACAACAACTCCTCCGGCTTCAGCGGCGGTTACTCCGGCAACAACCCGGAGCCAAACTTCAAGGGCGTATCCTTCGCCGACGCGCGCCGTACGGCCGGCAACACCAACAACCTCAACGGCAAGATCCTGCGGATCCACCCCGAGGACGACGGGACGTACACACTCCCGGCGGGCAACCTCTTCACGGGCAAGGAGCAGGACGAGGGCGGCGGCAAGACGCGCGGCGAGATCTATGTCATGGGCGTACGCAACCCGGCGCGCATCTTCATCGACAAGTCGACGGACATCCTCTACGCGGGCTGGGTCGGCCCCGACGCCGGTGCGCCGAGCACCACCTGGGGCCCGGCCAAGTACGACACCTTCTCCGCCATCATCAAGGCGGGCAACCACGGCTGGCCGTACTGCATGGGCAATAAGCAGCCCTATCGCGACCGCAATCTGCCCGATCCGAGCAAGCCGCTCGGCTGGTACAACTGCGACGCCCCGAAGAACGAGTCCCCGAACAACAACGGCCTGGTGAATCTGCCTCCGGTCACCGGGAACACCATCTGGTACTCGCCGCAGGGCGGCGGCGTGGACTATCCCCGCGACGCGGGCGGCATCCCGAGCTACAAGGTGGAGGAGCAGAAGATCCTGCTGCCGTGGCTCAAGGGCGGCGGCCAGGCGACCATGAACGGTCCGGTCTACCGCTACGACGCGGCGAGCGCCGGCAAGGACAAGTGGCCGTCGTACTGGGACGGAAAGTGGTTCGTCGGCGACTTCTACGACGGCGACCAGCCGCGGCACGCGGTGCTCACCGACCCCAAGACGGTCGGCAAGGGCGGCATCCCGGTGCACGCCGAATCCCTGAAGAAGATCATCCCGGTCGGGGCCGACGGCATCCGCAACCTCATGGACTGGAAGTTCGCGCCGGACGGTTCGCTGTACGTCCTGGACTACGGGCGCGGATTCTTCACCTCCGACGCCAAGTCGGCGCTCTGGCACATCACATACAAGGGTGGCGAGGCGACTCCGTCCGCCGACAACCTGGCACGGAAGGCGGCGCAGTGA
- a CDS encoding multicopper oxidase domain-containing protein: MDRRSFNKRLLAGSAVAATGVTSLSLASATDATSAESAPRTAPAGGRIRHLQLYAEKLADGQMGYGLEKGKATVPGPLIELIEGDTLHIAFENTTDVPVSLHAHGVDYDIANDGTRMSRSHVEPGGTRTYTWRTHAPGKRADGTWRAGSAGYWHYHDHVVGTDHGTGGIRKGLYGPVVVRRKGDILPDKQFTIVFNDMTINNKSGDQSPNFQATVGDRVEIVMITHGEYYHTFHMHGHRWADNRTGLLEGPADVSRVIDNKITGPADSFGFQVIAGEHVGAGAWMYHCHVQSHSDMGMAGLFLVAKPDGTIPGYEPHHVAADSHSAQGGHSH; the protein is encoded by the coding sequence ATGGACAGACGGAGCTTCAACAAGCGCCTGCTGGCCGGGAGTGCGGTCGCGGCAACGGGCGTGACATCGTTGTCCCTCGCCTCCGCCACCGACGCGACCTCGGCGGAGAGCGCACCGAGGACTGCGCCGGCCGGAGGTCGGATACGCCATCTCCAGCTGTACGCGGAGAAGTTGGCGGACGGTCAGATGGGCTATGGCCTGGAGAAGGGCAAAGCGACGGTCCCGGGACCGCTGATCGAGCTCATCGAGGGCGACACGCTGCACATCGCGTTCGAGAACACCACGGACGTACCGGTAAGCCTGCACGCCCACGGCGTTGACTACGACATCGCCAACGACGGCACCAGGATGAGCAGGAGTCATGTCGAACCCGGCGGCACGCGTACGTACACCTGGCGCACCCACGCCCCGGGCAAGCGGGCCGACGGCACCTGGCGCGCGGGCAGCGCGGGTTACTGGCACTACCACGACCATGTGGTGGGCACGGACCACGGGACGGGCGGTATCCGCAAGGGTCTCTACGGGCCTGTGGTGGTCCGCAGGAAGGGCGACATCCTCCCGGACAAGCAGTTCACGATCGTCTTCAACGACATGACGATCAACAACAAGTCGGGCGACCAGAGCCCCAACTTCCAGGCCACGGTGGGCGATCGGGTCGAGATCGTCATGATCACGCACGGCGAGTACTACCACACGTTCCATATGCACGGTCACCGCTGGGCGGACAACAGGACGGGTCTGCTGGAGGGGCCCGCCGACGTCAGCCGCGTCATCGACAACAAGATCACAGGACCGGCGGACTCCTTCGGCTTCCAGGTCATCGCGGGCGAACACGTGGGCGCGGGTGCGTGGATGTACCACTGCCATGTGCAGAGCCACTCCGACATGGGAATGGCGGGCCTATTCCTGGTGGCGAAGCCGGACGGCACGATTCCGGGATACGAGCCGCACCATGTCGCCGCGGACTCGCACTCGGCGCAGGGCGGACACAGTCACTGA
- a CDS encoding VOC family protein: protein MLTTRFVTGSPNWIDLGTPDIDKARTFYGGLFGWTFRSAGPEAGGYGMFQQDGKTVAGGMTVTPEQGAPGWCVYFQSPDADATAKSVEQAGGAVVFEPMDVFEMGRMAVFNDPSGAGFATWQPGRNKGMDLVNDPGSLCWMELYTPDPGAGVSFYTSVFGWETNTMPLPDGSGSYIMVNPAGTTPDAMFGGVAPLAADPVEAADGPCWLPYFEVVDCDASVAMAKALGGKVRMAPVDMEGVGRFAKLADPAGARFAVLQGEQQS from the coding sequence ATGCTCACCACCCGCTTTGTCACCGGCTCCCCGAACTGGATCGACCTCGGCACACCCGATATCGATAAGGCGCGCACTTTCTACGGCGGCCTGTTCGGCTGGACCTTCCGGTCGGCGGGACCCGAGGCCGGCGGCTACGGCATGTTCCAGCAGGACGGCAAGACCGTTGCCGGCGGCATGACGGTCACTCCGGAGCAGGGCGCCCCCGGCTGGTGCGTCTATTTCCAGTCGCCCGACGCCGACGCCACGGCCAAGTCGGTCGAGCAGGCCGGCGGCGCCGTCGTATTCGAACCGATGGACGTATTCGAAATGGGCCGCATGGCGGTCTTCAACGACCCGTCCGGCGCAGGCTTCGCGACGTGGCAGCCCGGCCGGAACAAGGGCATGGACCTCGTCAACGATCCCGGCTCGCTGTGCTGGATGGAGCTGTACACGCCGGACCCGGGCGCGGGCGTGAGCTTCTACACCAGTGTTTTCGGCTGGGAGACGAACACCATGCCGCTGCCGGACGGCAGCGGCTCCTACATCATGGTCAACCCGGCCGGCACGACCCCGGACGCGATGTTCGGCGGCGTCGCCCCGCTCGCGGCGGACCCGGTGGAGGCGGCGGACGGGCCGTGCTGGCTGCCCTACTTCGAGGTCGTGGACTGCGACGCATCGGTCGCCATGGCGAAGGCGCTGGGCGGCAAGGTCAGGATGGCGCCGGTCGACATGGAGGGCGTGGGCCGCTTCGCGAAACTGGCGGACCCGGCGGGCGCGCGGTTCGCGGTGTTGCAGGGCGAGCAGCAGAGCTGA
- a CDS encoding WhiB family transcriptional regulator has protein sequence MPINTITDNELSWQETALCAQTGPEFFFPAPGSSTREAKQLCGACEGRVACLEYALAHDERFGVWGGLSEKERYRLQRGRS, from the coding sequence ATGCCGATCAACACCATCACTGACAATGAACTCTCCTGGCAGGAGACCGCGTTGTGCGCCCAGACGGGGCCGGAATTCTTCTTCCCGGCCCCGGGGTCGTCGACGCGGGAGGCGAAGCAGCTGTGCGGGGCTTGCGAGGGGCGGGTGGCGTGCTTGGAGTACGCGCTGGCGCATGACGAGAGATTTGGGGTGTGGGGCGGGCTGTCGGAGAAGGAGCGGTACCGCCTCCAGCGCGGGCGGAGCTGA